Proteins from a single region of Drosophila biarmipes strain raj3 chromosome 3R, RU_DBia_V1.1, whole genome shotgun sequence:
- the LOC108027128 gene encoding uncharacterized protein LOC108027128, whose translation MWRVLLLQCVMLGNSVLTLSHKGNETASDSPPSQWSPRSLGRIIAQCLGGLEIWECLGSEGERLLDEATRDNRTWQISEYLSIEPQGGLTDQERRRMDRGIPDKLLDLVRGRTLRLQLPRQLTISNAIDDFGSELGLDQGRKKKDKDKHMAMMGGMIMMATLAQMFLGKVILIAGSAFIMAKIALVISLLGSLKKGTTGHSGSGGGGGTEHVVVHSSHESGWHRSMPNHDYASSQLEQVEEPPLGNQMEFYQAYQMEPLKRRLHQAVTDPQQPRPEATKPTRGFL comes from the exons ATGTGGCGTGTGCTCTTGCTACAGTGCGTAATGCTGGGCAATTCGGTCCTGACGTTGAGTCATAAAGGAAACGAGACAGCTAGCGATTCGCCCCCTTCCCAGTGGAGTCCCCGAAGTCTGGGCAGGATCATAGCCCAATGCCTGGGCGGCCTGGAGATTTGGGAGTGTCTGGGCTCCGAAGGCGAGCGACTGCTGGATGAGGCCACCAGGGACAACCGCACCTGGCAGATCAGCGAGTACTTAAGCATTGAACCACAGGGCGGACTTACCGATCAGGAGAGGAGGCGCATGGATAGGGGCATACCGGACAAGTTACTGGATTTGGTCCGGGGAAGAACTCTCCGTCTTCAGCTTCCACGGCAGTTGACCATTTCCAATGCCATCGATGACTTTGGCAGCGAACTGGGCTTGGATCAAG GTCGCAAAAAGAAGGACAAAGACAAGCACATGGCCATGATGGGCGGCATGATCATGATGGCCACTCTGGCCCAAATGTTCCTAGGCAAGGTCATCCTCATCGCCGGCTCGGCCTTCATCATGGCCAAGATCGCCTTGGTCATCTCCTTGCTG GGCAGTCTAAAAAAGGGTACGACTGGGCACAGTGGTAGTGGAGGCGGCGGAGGAACGGAGCACGTGGTGGTTCACTCCAGTCACGAGAGCGGCTGGCACCGCAGCATGCCGAACCACGACTACGCATCCTCGCAGCTGGAGCAGGTCGAAGAACCCCCTCTGGGCAACCAGATGGAGTTCTACCAGGCCTACCAGATGGAGCCACTGAAACGCCGCCTGCATCAGGCGGTGACTGACCCACAACAGCCACGCCCGGAGGCCACCAAGCCCACCCGAGGTTTCCTTTAG
- the LOC108027141 gene encoding uncharacterized protein LOC108027141, with product MDSRLGLLIALLLAAFQAWALEASVHSQSNSTESGILRTVRHVYGQCADSEDIFWCCKIQGVRLLGRALKVQQLGIVDGVSLVRRESFGQDTRSGRSSLAESQLSNRDLEHLSGKSLDALLLERFLNFVHSHQLQVNLPRLLRFGERNGQDWLQHLLGYFLPASESEGRKKKDDKKYLGPFIAAVLLKTAILKMAYHSIAIVAGKALIVGKIALIISAIIGLKKLVGHDGGEKTTYEIVKHPQVQQSHTYSSSHQGEYDTGGHDGGSYHRSIDDEMMMQDKAYQAWMPHVGASATPASKGSR from the coding sequence ATGGATTCGCGCCTGGGTCTGCTCATCGCCCTGCTGCTGGCGGCCTTTCAGGCCTGGGCCTTGGAAGCCTCGGTGCACTCGCAATCGAACTCCACGGAGAGCGGCATTCTGCGAACAGTGCGTCATGTCTACGGGCAGTGTGCGGATAGCGAGGACATCTTCTGGTGCTGCAAGATCCAGGGAGTCCGCCTCCTTGGCCGCGCCCTCAAGGTCCAACAGCTGGGCATAGTGGATGGCGTGAGCTTGGTGCGGCGGGAGTCCTTCGGCCAGGACACGCGGAGTGGTCGCTCCAGCCTGGCCGAAAGTCAGCTTAGCAATCGCGACCTGGAGCACCTGTCTGGAAAGAGTCTGGACGCCCTGCTGCTGGAGCGCTTCCTCAACTTTGTCCACAGCCACCAGCTGCAGGTGAACCTGCCGCGTTTGCTGAGGTTCGGCGAGCGAAATGGCCAGGACTGGCTGCAGCACCTGCTCGGCTACTTTCTGCCAGCCAGCGAAAGTGAGGGGCGCAAGAAGAAAGATGACAAGAAGTATCTGGGACCCTTCATCGCCGCCGTTCTGCTAAAGACAGCCATTCTGAAAATGGCCTACCACTCGATCGCCATTGTGGCGGGAAAGGCGCTGATTGTGGGCAAGATAGCCCTGATCATAAGTGCGATAATTGGCCTGAAGAAACTAGTTGGCCACGACGGCGGCGAGAAGACCACCTACGAGATCGTCAAGCATCCGCAGGTGCAGCAGAGCCACACCTACTCCTCCAGCCACCAGGGCGAGTACGACACGGGCGGACACGACGGAGGATCCTACCACCGCAGCATCGACGACGAGATGATGATGCAGGACAAGGCCTACCAAGCCTGGATGCCCCACGTTGGCGCCTCTGCCACGCCCGCCTCCAAGGGGTCCCGATAA